In Triplophysa rosa linkage group LG18, Trosa_1v2, whole genome shotgun sequence, a genomic segment contains:
- the zc3h7bb gene encoding zinc finger CCCH domain-containing protein 7B, whose protein sequence is MDTEQQKRKEDIQKSLAFIQSSLPFPEPESYEAFLTQLVCNLLDEGNTVFRDGEWRQASKHYTEGINVARYAQSEALVIPTELLEGLYVNRAAAHYHLGEYERGVQDCDSALCLSEGSRRALYRKALCLRELGRLREAYECGTGCLLTAPHDRQVSELAQDLANKLGLKIRKAYVSPQLDSTSSGADGNSETNSPTGETSSNGLESLTDIGSDLSSAQCIPAPLATPIPVSDDPQMPSLSPIVAKDMPDSPSQEPSGRVPYSVPVSEHMGECVMNEECLDNLLESIPKGAEVSVNPVQGAIPTNLPNTAVGLRPPYSPSSSTSFFNSAVSPLPSLEPFSVLGQSESSSQMMDSLGSFSTGTGTEDSGGKAGCGTLSTSGLDSLSEYTLPGGRISHNFIPGLRNHNSTNANGPTGTNLSLLSRNPLAVTHEFRQACNACYSRIGPRVMDYHYQPDAAHRCKRDVLLCRLKSADDPTWKRVRPRPARNNFLGAFVLCKEVQERQECQYGENCTFAYCQEEIDVWTQERKGALSRELLFDPLGTNERRALSVTRLLQLHMGMFMFLCEECFDSKPRIISKRSKENLAVCSNLTARHPFDDNKCLVHVVRSANVRYSKVRPLHPLCQFDVCRHEVRYGCQREDSCSFAHSVIELKCWVLQQDTGITHEEMVQESKRHWHRLEQNAHRQKPMFEPHQHINSSNNSSAVSSSAIVSGGVVSGGGDCIGGGGTVGGALVGCGRGRGLNLKMKFVCGQCWREGQVNEPDKSLKYCTAKARHSWTKERRVLLVKSFEKKKWVVVRPLPFSRTYPQQYDMCVHVMKQKKCHYIGNCSFAHSLEERDVWTYMKNNSLRDMQQMYEMWLSLTNQNRRVDGTLMTPPEEKQIAMPTDYSESMVARRLSGGAGDL, encoded by the exons ATGGATACAGAACAACAGAAGCGTAAAGAAGATATACAAAAGTCTTTGGCATTCATTCA GTCGTCCTTGCCTTTCCCTGAGCCTGAGAGTTATGAG GCATTTCTGACTCAGCTAGTGTGTAACTTGCTGGATGAGGGTAACACAGTGTTTCGCGATGGGGAGTGGAGACAAGCATCTAAACATTACACTGAGGGAATAAATGTGGCTCGCTATGCTCAGTCTGAAGCGTTGGTCATTCCCACAGAACTGTTAGAGGGCCTGTATGTAAACCGGGCAGCTGCGCACTATCATCTT GGGGAGTATGAACGGGGAGTGCAGGACTGTGACAGTGCACTGTGTTTGTCAGAGGGAAGTCGCAGGGCACTCTACAGAAAGGCACTTTGTCTGAGAGAGCTGGGCCGACTCAGGGAAGCGTATGAGTGTGGCACTGGATGTCTACTCACTGCCCctcat GACAGGCAGGTCAGTGAGCTCGCACAAGATCTAGCCAACAAACTTGGTTTGAAAATCCGCAAAGCCTATGTCAGCCCTCAG cTTGATTCCACATCATCTGGGGCAGACGGCAACAGTGAAACTAATTCTCCTACAGGGGAG ACATCATCAAATGGTCTTGAATCTTTGACTGATATCGGATCAG ACCTGTCTAGTGCCCAATGCATCCCTGCACCTCTGGCCACACCAATCCCAGTCAGCGATGACCCACAAATGCCCTCACTGAGCCCCATTGTGGCCAAAGACATGCCGGATAGCCCAAGCCAGGAGCCTTCAGGGCGTGTACCATATTCTGTGCCTGTATCTGAACACATGGGTGAATGTGTGATGAATGAGGAATGTCTGGACAACTTGCTCGAAAGTATTCCTAAGGGAGCCGAGGTCAGCGTG AACCCAGTTCAGGGAGCCATTCCCACTAACCTCCCAAATACAGCTGTGGGTTTGAGGCCTCCATATTCTCCATCCTCCTCAACTTCTTTTTTTAACTCTGCTGTCAGTCCACTCCCATCATTGGAGCCCTTCTCAGTGCTGGGTCAAAGTGAATCCTCTTCTCAGATGATGGACTCCCTCGGGTCCTTCAGCACTGGGACAGGAACAGAAGATAGTGGAGGAAAGGCAGGGTGTGGAACTCTAAGCACAAGTGGATTAGATTCCCTCTCTGAGTACACACTTCCTG GTGGACGAATATCTCACAATTTCATTCCTGGTTTGAGAAATCATAATTCCACCAATGCA AACGGCCCAACAGGTACCAACCTTTCTCTGCTGTCACGAAACCCTCTGGCTGTCACCCATGAGTTTAGACAGGCCTGTAATGCCTGCTACAGTCGTATAG gtCCCCGGGTCATGGACTACCACTATCAGCCAGATGCAGCTCATCGGTGTAAGAGAGACGTGCTTCTCTGTCGCCTCAAATCAGCAGACGACCCCACCTGGAAAAGGGTGCGGCCCCGTCCTGCTCGTAACAACTTCCTAGGTGCATTTGTTCTCTGCAAAG AGGTGCAGGAGCGTCAGGAGTGCCAATATGGTGAGAACTGCACTTTTGCTTATTGTCAAGAGGAGATAGATGTGTGGACCCAGGAGAGGAAGGGAGCTCTAAGCCGTGAGCTTCTGTTCGACCCTCTGGGCACCAATGAAAGACGGGCCCTCAGCGTCACCCGTCTGCTTCAGCTCCACATGGGCATGTTTATGTTCCTCTGTGAG GAATGTTTTGACAGTAAGCCTCGTATCATTAGCAAGCGAAGCAAAGAAAACCTCGCCGTGTGCTCCAACCTTACTGCACGACATCCTTTTGATGATAATAA GTGCCTGGTGCACGTGGTTCGCTCAGCAAATGTGCGCTACAGTAAAGTACGCCCTCTTCACCCGCTCTGCCAGTTTGACGTGTGTCGACATGAGGTGCGATACGGCTGCCAGAGGGAGGATAGCTGTTCCTTTGCACACTCGGTTATAGAACTCAAGTGTTGGGTGCTACAGCAGGACACGG GTATTACCCATGAGGAGATGGTGCAGGAGTCCAAGAGACACTGGCACAGACTGGAACAGAATGCACATAGACAAAAG CCCATGTTTGAACCCCACCAACACATTAATAGTAGCAACAACAGCAGCGCTGTCAGCAGTAGTGCCATTGTCTCTGGGGGTGTGGTCAGTGGGGGAGGAGACTGCATTGGGGGCGGAGGCACAGTAGGAGGAGCACTGGTGGGATGTGGACGGGGGCGTGGCCTGAATCTGAAAATGAAGTTTGTGTGTGGACAGTGTTGGAGGGAGGGCCAGGTCAACGAACCAGACAAATCACTCAAGTATTGCACTGCCAAAGCCAGACACAG CTGGACGAAAGAGCGCAGAGTGTTGCTAGTGAAATCATTTGAGAAGAAAAAGTGGGTGGTTGTGCGACCGCTGCCTTTTTCCCGTACCTACCCCCAACAATATGAT ATGTGTGTTCACGTCATGAAACAGAAGAAGTGCCACTATATCGGGAACTGCTCTTTTGCACACAGTTTGGAAGAGAGGGATGTGTGGACCTATATGAAAAACAACAGTT TGAGAGACATGCAGCAGATGTATGAGATGTGGCTatcattgaccaatcagaatcgcAGAGTAGATGGCACCCTCATGACTCCTCCAGAAGAAAAACAGATCGCTATGCCAACTGACTATTCTGAGTCAATG GTTGCGCGGCGGCTGTCTGGAGGTGCAGGGGATCTGTGA
- the cby1 gene encoding protein chibby homolog 1: MPFFGNTFSPKKTPPRKSASLSNLHTLDRSTREIELGVEYGAPVMNIGGQSLTFEDGQWISESSGNVSGKELQRLKKRNLQLEEENNLLKLKVEVLLDMLSETTAKTLLIQKELEDMKSNTRRRK; this comes from the exons ATGCCTTTTTTTGGCAACACATTCAGTCCCAAAAAAACTCCTCCTCGGAAGTCTGCTTCTCTTTCTAATTTACACACT TTGGATCGGTCTACACGGGAGATAGAATTAGGTGTGGAGTATGGAGCCCCAGTAATGAATATTGGTGGCCAGAGCTTAACATTTGAAGATGGACAATGGATCTCAG AGTCGTCAGGTAATGTATCAGGAAAAGAGCTGCAGCGGTTGAAGAAGAGAAATCTACAGTTAGAAGAGGAGAATAATCTTCTTAAGCTAAAAGTTGAGGTTCTTCTTGATATG CTTTCAGaaacaacagcaaaaacactTCTAATACAGAAGGAACTTGAAGATATGAAGAGTAATACTAGAAGAAGAAAGTGA
- the tefa gene encoding TEF transcription factor, PAR bZIP family member a isoform X1: MATELVSVAVDEGTDTLADFPVLLKKIMEIPPPNLLEGDDENGKEKLLGDDLDSGGVSGMGPSAALTPAIWDKTIPYDSETFHLEYMDLEEFLIENGISSTMDEGQPKNPVKETSQTTIEKPCTTSADKTTPAAPISLLSVMELEQCEEEVVTITASSSTDVTSDNERVTPDPINPDDIEIEVNFQPDPTDLMLSSVPGGELFNPRKHRFSEEELKPQPMIKKAKKVFVPEENKDEKYWQRRNKNNVAAKRSREARRLKENQITVRAAFLERENLALRQEVAELRKDFGRYKNVASRYEAKYGPLEPTEEL; encoded by the exons ATGGCCACGGAGCTCGTTTCCGTCGCTGTGGACGAAGGTACGGATACTCTGGCTGATTTTCCTGTGCTCTTAAAGAAAATCATGGAAATCCCGCCACCGAATCTTCTCGAAGGCGATGACG AAAATGGCAAAGAGAAGCTCTTGGGAGATGATTTGGACTCTGGAGGGGTCAGTGGGATGGGGCCATCGGCCGCCCTGACCCCTGCCATCTGGGACAAGACCATTCCCTATGATAGTGAAACCTTCCACCTTGAATACATGGATCTGGAAGAGTTTCTCATAGAGAATGGAATTTCTTCCACAATGGATGAGGGTCAGCCAAAGAATCCTGTGAAGGAAACCTCTCAGACGACAATCGAAAAGCCATGTACAACTTCTGCTGACAAGACAACCCCAGCTGCCCCGATCTCTCTTTTATCAGTCATGGAACTGGAACAGTGTGAGGAGGAAGTGGTCACAATCACGGCATCCAGCTCAACCGACGTCACATCAG ACAACGAGCGTGTGACCCCAGATCCCATTAATCCAGATGACATTGAAATAGAGGTGAACTTCCAACCAGATCCCACAGACCTCATGCTCTCCAGTGTACCTGGAGGTGAACTTTTCAACCCTAGGAAACATCGCTTTTCTGAGGAGGAGCTGAAACCACAGCCTATGATCAAGAAAGCCAAAAAAGTATTTGTGCCTGAGGAAAACAAG GACGAGAAATACTGGCAACGGaggaataaaaataatgttgcgGCCAAACGTTCGCGGGAGGCTAGGCGGCTGAAGGAGAATCAGATCACGGTTCGAGCAGCCTTTCTGGAGCGAGAGAACTTGGCTCTGAGGCAGGAAGTGGCAGAGCTGCGCAAAGACTTTGGCCGCTACAAGAATGTTGCGTCTCGCTATGAAGCCAAATACGGACCACT TGAACCAACTGAAGAACTCTAG
- the tefa gene encoding TEF transcription factor, PAR bZIP family member a isoform X2, which translates to MCSEIPEIFKSLLEYPFSVTSIEDDENGKEKLLGDDLDSGGVSGMGPSAALTPAIWDKTIPYDSETFHLEYMDLEEFLIENGISSTMDEGQPKNPVKETSQTTIEKPCTTSADKTTPAAPISLLSVMELEQCEEEVVTITASSSTDVTSDNERVTPDPINPDDIEIEVNFQPDPTDLMLSSVPGGELFNPRKHRFSEEELKPQPMIKKAKKVFVPEENKDEKYWQRRNKNNVAAKRSREARRLKENQITVRAAFLERENLALRQEVAELRKDFGRYKNVASRYEAKYGPLEPTEEL; encoded by the exons ATGTGCTCCGAAATTCCGGAAATTTTCAAATCTTTGCTTGAGTACCCATTTTCTGTCACTTCAATTGAAGACGACG AAAATGGCAAAGAGAAGCTCTTGGGAGATGATTTGGACTCTGGAGGGGTCAGTGGGATGGGGCCATCGGCCGCCCTGACCCCTGCCATCTGGGACAAGACCATTCCCTATGATAGTGAAACCTTCCACCTTGAATACATGGATCTGGAAGAGTTTCTCATAGAGAATGGAATTTCTTCCACAATGGATGAGGGTCAGCCAAAGAATCCTGTGAAGGAAACCTCTCAGACGACAATCGAAAAGCCATGTACAACTTCTGCTGACAAGACAACCCCAGCTGCCCCGATCTCTCTTTTATCAGTCATGGAACTGGAACAGTGTGAGGAGGAAGTGGTCACAATCACGGCATCCAGCTCAACCGACGTCACATCAG ACAACGAGCGTGTGACCCCAGATCCCATTAATCCAGATGACATTGAAATAGAGGTGAACTTCCAACCAGATCCCACAGACCTCATGCTCTCCAGTGTACCTGGAGGTGAACTTTTCAACCCTAGGAAACATCGCTTTTCTGAGGAGGAGCTGAAACCACAGCCTATGATCAAGAAAGCCAAAAAAGTATTTGTGCCTGAGGAAAACAAG GACGAGAAATACTGGCAACGGaggaataaaaataatgttgcgGCCAAACGTTCGCGGGAGGCTAGGCGGCTGAAGGAGAATCAGATCACGGTTCGAGCAGCCTTTCTGGAGCGAGAGAACTTGGCTCTGAGGCAGGAAGTGGCAGAGCTGCGCAAAGACTTTGGCCGCTACAAGAATGTTGCGTCTCGCTATGAAGCCAAATACGGACCACT TGAACCAACTGAAGAACTCTAG